The genomic interval GAACACGCCAAGGCGCACCATGATCTCGAGCCAGTGCAGCGCCGCCGGCACGTCGGCCTCGAGGGCGTTGCGATGCGGCAGCCGGTCACCCAGCACCGCGTTCGGGACCGGCACGAGCTGGCCCTCGATGAGCTGCACCGGCTCCTGCCGCGGCTCGGGCTGCATCAGGTGCTTGCCCAGCAGCTCCATGCCGATGTGGTACTCGGTGCGGAGTTCGGGCATGAAGGCGGCCATGCGGAGGAAGCCCATCGTCGGCGGCGCGGCCTCGCTGGCCAGCACCTGCTTGTTCCCGACGCGGATCCACGGCTTCGCCGCCAGCGGCGAGCGGAGGTAGTCCATCACGCGCTGCGTGGCGCGGATGGCGGCCCCGCGCACGCGCGGGTCGCGCTCGTAGCCAGCCTGCGCGAGCAGCGCCGCCGCCTCCACGCGCACGTTCGCACGCACGCGCTTCGCGAGCTCCTTGTTCCCCGCCACCGACTCGGCCAGCTCGAACAGCATGAACGGATCCTCGTCCATCGCCAGGAGACGGAACAGGAACCGGCGCGAGACGGCCAGCGGGGGCGAGTCACGATCCCAGCCACATTCGAGCAGGTGGCGGAACGCCGAGAAGGTGGCGGTGTGCGGCGCCGCGCCGGGGAGCGGGAAGAGCCGTCCGCCCCAGGTGCCGTCGAGGTGCATGGTCACGGCGCAGCGGATCGCCGATGCCTGCGCCAGCGTCACCGGCTGCGCCTCGAGTGGCGCCTTCAACTTTGCGAGCTCGACGATGGCACGGTACTGCACCGCTCCCGTGCCCTCACGCATCAGCCAGCGCACCGGCACCCGGACCGTGGAGTCGGGCATGTCGGGCAGTACCGGCTTCGGCGGAGGCGGGGGCGGAGCCGCGGGCGCGTCAGCCGGAGGCGTCAGCGGTGCGGTCGGGAGGCCCGTTTCGAGTTCTGGGAGATCGGTCACAGGAGGGGTAGCGGACGGAACACGTTGCGCCACAACAACCTCCAAGCTAGCACAGGAACGGCGTCACGGCATGGGTGCGGGGCATTTTGCGCTCCGGACGAACGGGAAGTCCCACTCAGCGGGACGATACACAATACGGCGGCGCCTCCGAAGCTATTAAAGCCACATTTGCGGCGGCACGATCATGGCGTAGCGTATAGAGGGTCGGCGGTGATGCCGGTGCTCACCGGCAGGCACGGCGCTTCGCCCTCACGATCGGCACCTGCCGAGCAGCTGGAGCTGGCCGGATTCTCCCCCACGAGACATGGACGGTGGTGTAGTGCGCGGCGAGTTCCTGGACGTCGGCGGCGCACGCCTCTACTACTACGCCGCCGGCACGCGGGGTGGCGGTGAGCCCCTCGTCCTCATCCACGGCTTCCCCACCTCGTCGCATCTCTGGCAGGACCTCGTCCCGCTGCTGCCCGATGGCCGGCGCGTGGTCGTGCTCGACCTGCTGGGCTACGGCCGGAGTGATCCCCCGGGCGAGCTGCCGCTCGACATCCGCGCGCACGCCGACCGGCTCCTGATCCTGCTCGACCTCCTCGGGATCAATCGCGCCTGCCTCATTGGCCACGACGTGGGAGGTGGCATCGCACAGGCCGTGGCCGTCAAGGCGCCGCATCGCGTGTCGCACCTCTGCCTGATCAGCAGCGTGTCGTTCGACGACTGGCCCTCGCGCGAAGTGAAGATGGCGCGCGCCACACTGCCACTGACGCGCCATCTTCCAGCCACCTGGGTGCTCGGCGTGCTCAAGACCGACCTCGCGCGCGGCTACGTCGACGCCGACCTCGCGGCCCGATCCATCGAGCGGTACGTCCGCGGCTTCGCGACGCCGGCCGGACGCGACCTCCTCGTGGCGCACCTCGAGGCGCTCGACAGCGCCGACACACTCGAGATCGGCGCCAGGCTCGGGTCGGTGCCCGCCCCCACCGCCATCATCCAGGGCGCCCACGACCCGTTCCTCACCACGGCCGCCGCGCGACGCCTGCAGCAGGCCATCCGCGGATCGACCCTCGAGATCATCGAGTCGGCGCGGCACTTCCTCCCCGAGGAATCACCCGAGCGGTTGGCCAGGATCATCACTGCGCTCGTGGAGCAGTGACGGCGACCCGCTGAGGCAGCCGCGCCGCGTGCTCAGGGCGCGCGGTTCACCATCGTCACGAAGCCGATGCGGCGTGCCACCGGCACGCCGAAGGGCAGCGTGCCGCTGAAGCCGACCACCACCACTGTCTGCGCCCCCCCGGCGGGCAGCGTGATGCTCCCCGTTGCCAGCACCGTCGCCGGTTCCGACAGCGCCGTGAGCGTGAGCGTGTAGGAGCCGGGCGCCATCACGGTGGTGAGCGTGCTCCGGTAGTCCACGCCGGCGAAGGTGGGCGTGCCGGTGACCGCGCCGCCGGCTGGCGTGACGTAGAGATCCAGCCCATCGGCATCGGCGGCGCCATTGATCACCCGCAGCCGCGCCTGGCCGCCCGCCGGCTGCGTGACGTCGTCCACATACGCGGAGAGCGCCGCCGCACGACCGCTCACCGTGTCCCGCGCCTGGCCGGCGCCCAGCACCGTCAGGCTGGCGCCATCCGACACCCGGATCTGGTTCAGGGAGGCAAGCGACCGGGGCTTGTCCGCTGACTCACTGGGCGACGGCTGCACCGCGAACGCCAGCGTGCCCGCGCTCACGGACAGGTACGCCGACGCGGCACCGTACGGCACTGCCGTCTGCGAGGCGTTGAGCGTGGCGTTGATGCGGAAGTCCACGGCCGACGTGTCGGCCAGCGCGTGCACGAAACGCACGCGCGCATCGGTGAGGTCGGGGCCGGCGGTGTCGTCGCTGGCGCAGGCGGTGAGCAGCAGCAGTGCCGCTGCGGTCAGGAATGGGCGCGTCATGTTGTGTGAAGACCGGATCCGTGGGCCGGATGTTCCCGCGCGCGACCCGGCCGTCAGGAGACGCGGTCAGCCTCGCGGGCCCCTTCGAGAAGATACGCGAGATCGCGCGAGAGTGCCTGGGCCTGCTCCGTCGCCATGCCGACATCCGAGCGGACCTGCGGCACGTCGAGGCCCAACGACCCGAGCCGCAGCACGTCGAGGCGCAGGCCCTGCAGCCGCAGCGATGCACTCTCCAGCTTCGCACGCAGGCTGGTGCGCCGCCCCTCGAGATCCGCGATGGACTGCCGCTGGCGCAACAGCAGCGAGAGTGTCGCATCGGAATCGGGCACGCCGCGCATGCGCAACTCGGCGATGCGACCGTCGAGCGAGCCGTCGGTGGCGCTGCCCATGTCGCGGTCGAGCTGGTGCAGCGCGCCGCAGACCTCCGCGATGCGCTGCACCAGCGCATTCACGGTGGGGAGCATGTCCGGGATGACGGAGCTGCCGCCGCCGTCCAGCCGTGCCATCTGCTGCCGGATGGCGGTGCGGTCGTCCACCGCCAGCCGGAGCCGCTCGCCGTACGCGCTCATCACCACGTCGGGCGGCGCGAGCTGCGACACTTCCTCCTCGCGCAGGCGGAACGCCGTGCCCGCCGAGCGTGCCGCCTCGCTGTCGCGCCAGGTGCCGTTGAGCAGGTCCCGGCGGCGGAAGCCGAGTCGCCGCAGCGGGCGCGCAGCGCGCATGGCGCTGACGGCCGAGACGAGCGCCACCGCGCCGCCGCCGAGCATGACCGGGATCAGTGCCTGGATCTCGAACGTGCTGCCGACGACCAGCGACACCACCGCGGTGCCCGCCGCGACCGCCGCGACCTTGATGCGCCGCGCGAACCGCCGCGCGCGTCCGGCGAGGCTGTTGCTGAACAGTGTCGCCGGCACCGTGCCCTCGACACCGGCGCTCTCCAGCGCGCGGTCGTTGCGCATCACGTCGAAGAATGACAGGCCGGCATCCCCCAGCGGGCGCCAGCGGGCGCTCAGGCCCATCAGCATGCCGAAGGCCGGGAACACGATCCAGGGAAATCCGTCCCAGATCCCGTTGATGATGCCCAGGAACGCGAGCGTCGCGAAGGTGCTCTTCGCGTGCCGCCGGAACGTCTGCGCCTGGAGCGCGATGCTCTTCGCGTCTGCGCTCGCACCGTACACCCACGCTGGCACCGCATTCGCGCCGGCCAGCGGCACGGGAGGCCGCGGGGGCACGGGCAGGCCCGGCGGACGCAACGGCGGTGGGGCCAGCGGCCGCGCCTCGCGCGGCGGCGGGGCGGAGCGCGGTGCGGGGTCGTCCGCCCCCCGCGCGGGCCTCGACATCGCCGGCACGCCGATCACCGGCGGCGTGGGCGGCAGGCGCACCGGGTCGACCGCCGCCGCAGCCCCGGTGCGCGGATTCCGCAGCGCCGACGCAAAGTCGGCCAGCGTCGGCCAGCGGTCGGCGGGTTTCTTGGCCAGCGCACGCTCGATCGCGGCCACCAGTGCCAGCGGCGCCGATGGCGCGCGCGCCGCCAGCGGCGGCAGCGGTTCCGAGACCTGCTTCAGCATCAGCGCCGGCGTGCTGTTGGCGACGAACGGCGGCGCACCCGCGAGCATCTGGTATCCCACGATGCCCAGCGAATAGAGGTCCGTCCTCCCGTCCACCTCCCCCTCGCCGATCGCCTGCTCGGGGCTCATGTACGTCGGCGTGCCGACGGCCACGCCGGTGAGCGTCAGTCGGCCATCCCCTTCGGCGGCACGCGCGATCCCGAAGTCGGTCACCAGCACGCGCTTCGAATCGCGCTCGATGAGGATGTTGTCCGGCTTGATGTCACGATGGATCACGCCATGCGCATGGGCGTACGCCAGGGCGTCGGCGACGCTCCCCAGGATGCGCTCCGTCTCCGGCCCATCGACTCGTCCCTCCCGGGCGAGGCGATCGCCGAGCGTCTCGCCCTCGACCAGCGCCATCACGATCCAGACCAGCGTGTCGCGCTCCTCGACGCCGTAGATCGGCACGATGTGCGGATGCGTGAGCTGCGCGGCGGTCTGCGCCTCGCGCATGAACCGTTCGCGCACGTTCGCCACGAACGCCAGCTCCGGCGGGAGCACCTTCACCGCCACGTCGCGCCGCAGGCGCACGTCCCGGGCCCGGTACACCACGCTCATGCCGCCGCGGCCGAGTTCCGCCTCCACGGTGTAGGCGGGGGCGAGTGCCGCCGCGAGGCGGTCGCGCAGGGCGTCGCTGCCGGACGCGGCGGGCGCGGTCATGGGGCGCGCGGCGCCGCGCTCAGCGCGTGCCCGGCGACGTGCGCGACGCCTTCTCGCTGCCGACGGCGGCGAGCACGGCGTCCACATCACGTGCCAGTTCCTGCGCGCGCTCGGCGAGCTGCGTCACCTGCGCCGCCGAGCCCGGGGTCGCACCCGTGCGCAGCTTGACGAGGTCGAAGCGGATCGAGCGCAGGGCGGCCCGTGCACGCTCGAGGCGATCGGTGGAGCGCTCGCGCCGCGCCTTTTCGGTGGATGCCAGCCGTCCCTCGCGGCGCAGCCTGGCCAGGCGGCGCACGCGCTCCTCGCTGCCGCGTTCCAGCGGGTTCGCCTGGGCCTCGAGCATCGCGATCTCGCTCTCGATGCGCCCCACGTCGGGCAGTGCGGCCGCGTTCCGGTCGAGGTCCGCGAGCTGTGCCGCCTCGGCCTTCACGGCGTTCAGCAACTCCTCGGACTTCGACAGGATCCCGCTGGCGATGCCCCGCTCCGCCTTCGGCAGCGTCTCGTACATGCGCTGGATCTCGGCCCGGTCGCTCACGCCGTCACGCACCGCGTCGAGCCAGGTGCCGTAGCGGTTGCGGTCGTCGACGGCCGCCCCGGGCACGACGCCGGCGGGCAGCGTGCCATCCTCGGAGGCGAGGCGGTCGGTGGCCGAGAAGAGCGACCCGCCGGTGCCCTGCTGCAGGCGCAGGCGCTGGCGCTCTCGCACCATGTTGCGCTTGTTCGGGTCCCAGAGCGCCGCCACGTCCTCTGCCTTCTCCGACATCACGTCGGCCAGCAGCACGTGCCGCTGCTGCTTGAACACGTCGCGCCAGTCGTAGCCCGCCTGCCACAGCTTCGCATAGCCCATCGCGATGCCGATCGACCAGAAGGCCGGGATGAAGGTGAGGTCGCCGACGTTGAGCATCTTCATCAGCAGCGTGACGCCGGTGGCCGTGAGGAACGGCGCCAGTCCCTTGCGGAACTTCACCACCTGCGGCGCATACCAGCGTGCCACCTCGTCGGCGGTGGCCTCGACGTAGGACGGCTGGGCGCCGTAGGCCGGCGCGGCAGCCATTGCGCCGGTGGCCTGCCCTGCGCCGCCGTACACCCAGGCCGGCTGCGGGGCCTGACCCACCAGCGGCGCCGCGGGGCGCACCGGTGCGGGGGCGCGGTACCCCGACGAGATGCGGCCGTCCAGCGCCGCCGTCAGCTCGTCGGCCGTGGCGTAGCGCGCCGACGGCTCCTTCTCCAGGAGGCGCATGATGATGCCCGCGAGATCGGGCGGCGTGTCGGGACGACGCTCGACGATCGGGAGCGGCTTCTCCGAGAGCTGCTTCACGAGCAATGCCGGCGTGCTGTTGGCCTCGAACGGCAGGCGGCCGGCCAGCATCTGGTACCCGAGCGTGCCGAGCGCATAGAGGTCGGCGCGGCCATCGATCTCGCGCTCGCCGGCGCACTGCTCCGGTGACATGTAGGCGGGCGTGCCGATGGCGATGCCGGTGGCGGTCAGCCGTGTCTCGGCCCCGTCCTGCACGGCGCGCGCGATGCCGAAGTCGGTCACGATCGCGCGCCCGTCATCCTTGTCGATCAGGATGTTGTCGGGCTTGATGTCGCGGTGCACGAACTTGCGCGCATGGGCGAAGGCCAGCGCGCCGGCCACCTCGCGCATGATGCGGCGGACGTCGGCCACCGGCAGCGGGCCGCGGGTGGCCATCTGCTTGCCGAGGTTGTCGCCGTCGACGCAGGCCATGATGAAGTAGACCAGCCCGTCCTTCTCATCCACCGAGTAGATCGGCACGATGTTCGGGTGCGCGAGCTGGGCCGCCATCTCCGCCTCGCGCAGGAAGCGCGACTTGATCTCGGTGCGGTAGGCGAGTTCCGGCGGGAGGAGCTTGACGGCGACGGTGCGCTTCAGGCGCGTGTCGCGCGCCCGGTACACGATGCCCATGCCGCCGCGACCGAGCTCGCCCTCCACCTCGTATTGAGGGGCGAGGGCGCGCTCGACTCGCGCCAACAGCTCGGTGTCGGCGGTGGCATCTACCGGGTCAGGCACGTTGGGCCGGCGAAAAGGGACAGAATTACGTTCAGCGTAGGATAGCATCCCGGGACCACCCGTAGGAGTCGCGGCCGGGTCCG from Gemmatimonadaceae bacterium carries:
- a CDS encoding alpha/beta hydrolase, yielding MDGGVVRGEFLDVGGARLYYYAAGTRGGGEPLVLIHGFPTSSHLWQDLVPLLPDGRRVVVLDLLGYGRSDPPGELPLDIRAHADRLLILLDLLGINRACLIGHDVGGGIAQAVAVKAPHRVSHLCLISSVSFDDWPSREVKMARATLPLTRHLPATWVLGVLKTDLARGYVDADLAARSIERYVRGFATPAGRDLLVAHLEALDSADTLEIGARLGSVPAPTAIIQGAHDPFLTTAAARRLQQAIRGSTLEIIESARHFLPEESPERLARIITALVEQ
- a CDS encoding DUF4397 domain-containing protein, with product MTRPFLTAAALLLLTACASDDTAGPDLTDARVRFVHALADTSAVDFRINATLNASQTAVPYGAASAYLSVSAGTLAFAVQPSPSESADKPRSLASLNQIRVSDGASLTVLGAGQARDTVSGRAAALSAYVDDVTQPAGGQARLRVINGAADADGLDLYVTPAGGAVTGTPTFAGVDYRSTLTTVMAPGSYTLTLTALSEPATVLATGSITLPAGGAQTVVVVGFSGTLPFGVPVARRIGFVTMVNRAP
- a CDS encoding serine/threonine protein kinase, with the protein product MTAPAASGSDALRDRLAAALAPAYTVEAELGRGGMSVVYRARDVRLRRDVAVKVLPPELAFVANVRERFMREAQTAAQLTHPHIVPIYGVEERDTLVWIVMALVEGETLGDRLAREGRVDGPETERILGSVADALAYAHAHGVIHRDIKPDNILIERDSKRVLVTDFGIARAAEGDGRLTLTGVAVGTPTYMSPEQAIGEGEVDGRTDLYSLGIVGYQMLAGAPPFVANSTPALMLKQVSEPLPPLAARAPSAPLALVAAIERALAKKPADRWPTLADFASALRNPRTGAAAAVDPVRLPPTPPVIGVPAMSRPARGADDPAPRSAPPPREARPLAPPPLRPPGLPVPPRPPVPLAGANAVPAWVYGASADAKSIALQAQTFRRHAKSTFATLAFLGIINGIWDGFPWIVFPAFGMLMGLSARWRPLGDAGLSFFDVMRNDRALESAGVEGTVPATLFSNSLAGRARRFARRIKVAAVAAGTAVVSLVVGSTFEIQALIPVMLGGGAVALVSAVSAMRAARPLRRLGFRRRDLLNGTWRDSEAARSAGTAFRLREEEVSQLAPPDVVMSAYGERLRLAVDDRTAIRQQMARLDGGGSSVIPDMLPTVNALVQRIAEVCGALHQLDRDMGSATDGSLDGRIAELRMRGVPDSDATLSLLLRQRQSIADLEGRRTSLRAKLESASLRLQGLRLDVLRLGSLGLDVPQVRSDVGMATEQAQALSRDLAYLLEGAREADRVS
- a CDS encoding serine/threonine protein kinase, with amino-acid sequence MPDPVDATADTELLARVERALAPQYEVEGELGRGGMGIVYRARDTRLKRTVAVKLLPPELAYRTEIKSRFLREAEMAAQLAHPNIVPIYSVDEKDGLVYFIMACVDGDNLGKQMATRGPLPVADVRRIMREVAGALAFAHARKFVHRDIKPDNILIDKDDGRAIVTDFGIARAVQDGAETRLTATGIAIGTPAYMSPEQCAGEREIDGRADLYALGTLGYQMLAGRLPFEANSTPALLVKQLSEKPLPIVERRPDTPPDLAGIIMRLLEKEPSARYATADELTAALDGRISSGYRAPAPVRPAAPLVGQAPQPAWVYGGAGQATGAMAAAPAYGAQPSYVEATADEVARWYAPQVVKFRKGLAPFLTATGVTLLMKMLNVGDLTFIPAFWSIGIAMGYAKLWQAGYDWRDVFKQQRHVLLADVMSEKAEDVAALWDPNKRNMVRERQRLRLQQGTGGSLFSATDRLASEDGTLPAGVVPGAAVDDRNRYGTWLDAVRDGVSDRAEIQRMYETLPKAERGIASGILSKSEELLNAVKAEAAQLADLDRNAAALPDVGRIESEIAMLEAQANPLERGSEERVRRLARLRREGRLASTEKARRERSTDRLERARAALRSIRFDLVKLRTGATPGSAAQVTQLAERAQELARDVDAVLAAVGSEKASRTSPGTR